The Pseudomonas fluorescens genome includes a window with the following:
- a CDS encoding glutathione S-transferase, which produces MKLIGMLDSPYVRRVAISAKCLGVALEHESVSVFRHFEQFQRINPVVKAPTLVLDDGSVLMDSTLIIDYLEALAAPGKSLMPADLGQRVRSLRLIGLALAACEKSVQIYYERNLREIQHAPWVERVEGQLAAAYGMLEQELEKQPLSTDGKLDQAGLTVAVAWSFTNLVVPDQVQGKAFPLISAFTAYAEGLEAFVSTPME; this is translated from the coding sequence ATGAAACTGATCGGCATGCTGGATTCGCCCTATGTAAGACGCGTCGCCATTTCCGCCAAGTGCCTGGGGGTTGCCCTGGAGCACGAGTCCGTTTCGGTGTTCAGGCATTTCGAACAGTTCCAGCGCATCAACCCGGTGGTCAAGGCCCCGACCCTGGTGCTGGACGATGGCTCGGTGCTAATGGACTCCACGTTGATCATCGATTACCTGGAGGCCTTGGCTGCTCCGGGGAAAAGCTTGATGCCGGCCGACCTTGGGCAGCGGGTGCGATCACTGCGCCTGATTGGATTGGCCTTGGCGGCCTGTGAGAAGTCGGTGCAGATCTACTATGAACGCAACCTGCGGGAGATCCAGCACGCGCCTTGGGTTGAACGCGTAGAAGGCCAACTGGCGGCGGCTTATGGAATGCTGGAGCAGGAACTGGAAAAACAGCCGTTGAGCACTGATGGCAAACTCGATCAGGCCGGCCTCACTGTCGCGGTGGCCTGGAGCTTCACCAACCTGGTGGTGCCGGACCAGGTGCAGGGCAAGGCTTTCCCGTTGATCAGCGCGTTCACCGCCTATGCCGAAGGGTTGGAGGCGTTTGTCAGCACGCCGATGGAATAA
- a CDS encoding bifunctional 5-dehydro-2-deoxygluconokinase/5-dehydro-2-deoxyphosphogluconate aldolase: MGQTRFASGRQLDVICLGRLGVDLYAQQVGARLEDVASFAKYLGGSSANIAFGTARLGLRSAMLSRVGDDHMGRFLVESLAREGCDVSGIKVDPERLTAMVLLGIKDRETFPLVFYRENCADMALRVEDIDETFIASSKALLITGTHFSTDGVYKASTQALDYAEKHNVKCVLDIDYRPVLWGLAGKADGETRFVADQKVSQHVQGILPRFDLIVGTEEEFLIAGGSEDLLSALRTVRSLTAATLVVKLGAQGCTVIHGAIPARLEDGALYPGVRVEVLNVLGAGDAFMSGFLAGWLEDASDERCCQLANACGGLVVSRHACAPAMPTRAELDYLFKSPVPITRPDQDAVLQRLHQVSVPRKTWKQLFIFAFDHRWQLVELAQKGGRDLNCIGDLKQLFIQAVERVEADLQRQGIEADVGLLADQRFGQDSLNAATGRGWWVARPVEVQNSRPLAFEHGRSIGSNLIAWPQEQIIKCLVQFHPDDEPLLRLEQEAQLMGLYKASQVSGHELLLEVIPPKDHPSPHPDVLYRALKRLYNLGIFPAWWKIEAQSAQEWKQLDELIQQRDPYCRGVVLLGLNAPAAALAEGFRQASQSTTCRGFAVGRTIFQEPSRAWLAGEIDDETLIRQVQGRFVELIEAWRSARA; encoded by the coding sequence ATGGGCCAGACTCGTTTTGCCAGTGGGCGTCAATTGGATGTGATCTGCCTGGGACGCCTGGGCGTCGACCTTTACGCGCAGCAAGTCGGCGCTCGCCTGGAAGATGTCGCAAGCTTCGCCAAGTATCTGGGCGGTTCGTCGGCCAACATCGCTTTCGGCACGGCACGCCTGGGGCTCCGGTCGGCGATGCTGAGCCGGGTAGGGGACGACCACATGGGCCGCTTCCTGGTGGAATCCCTGGCACGTGAAGGCTGCGACGTCAGTGGCATCAAGGTCGATCCCGAACGCCTGACGGCCATGGTCCTGCTGGGTATCAAGGACCGGGAAACCTTTCCCCTGGTGTTCTACCGGGAAAATTGCGCCGACATGGCGTTGCGCGTCGAAGACATCGACGAAACCTTCATTGCCTCCAGCAAGGCGCTGCTGATCACCGGCACCCATTTCTCTACCGATGGCGTCTACAAGGCCAGTACCCAGGCACTGGATTACGCTGAGAAGCACAACGTCAAATGCGTGTTGGACATCGATTATCGGCCGGTGCTCTGGGGCCTGGCGGGCAAGGCCGATGGGGAAACCCGTTTTGTCGCCGACCAGAAGGTCAGCCAGCATGTACAAGGCATCCTGCCGCGTTTCGATCTCATCGTTGGCACCGAAGAAGAATTCCTGATCGCGGGCGGCAGTGAAGACCTGCTGAGCGCCTTGCGCACCGTGCGCTCGCTGACGGCGGCGACCCTGGTGGTCAAGCTTGGCGCGCAAGGTTGCACGGTGATTCATGGCGCCATTCCGGCCCGCCTTGAAGACGGCGCCCTTTACCCTGGTGTCCGGGTCGAAGTCTTGAATGTACTGGGCGCCGGTGATGCATTCATGTCGGGGTTCCTCGCCGGTTGGCTGGAGGACGCCAGCGATGAGCGCTGCTGTCAGTTGGCCAATGCCTGCGGCGGCCTGGTGGTGTCGCGCCATGCCTGTGCCCCGGCGATGCCGACCCGGGCCGAGCTCGACTACTTATTCAAGAGTCCGGTGCCGATTACCCGGCCGGACCAGGATGCGGTGCTGCAACGGCTGCATCAGGTCAGCGTGCCGCGCAAGACCTGGAAACAATTGTTCATCTTTGCCTTCGACCATCGCTGGCAACTGGTAGAGCTGGCCCAGAAAGGCGGTCGCGACCTGAACTGCATTGGTGACCTCAAGCAACTGTTCATCCAGGCGGTGGAGCGGGTTGAAGCCGACCTGCAGCGCCAAGGCATCGAGGCCGACGTCGGTCTGCTGGCCGACCAACGCTTCGGCCAGGACTCGCTGAACGCTGCCACCGGACGTGGCTGGTGGGTGGCGCGCCCGGTGGAGGTACAGAATTCGCGGCCACTGGCGTTCGAGCATGGGCGCTCCATTGGCAGCAACCTGATCGCCTGGCCCCAGGAACAGATCATCAAGTGCCTGGTGCAATTTCACCCTGATGACGAACCACTGCTGCGCCTGGAGCAGGAAGCGCAATTGATGGGGCTGTACAAGGCGTCCCAGGTCAGCGGCCATGAATTGCTGCTGGAAGTCATTCCGCCCAAGGATCATCCGTCACCCCACCCGGACGTGCTCTATCGCGCCCTCAAGCGCCTCTACAACCTGGGTATTTTCCCGGCGTGGTGGAAGATCGAGGCCCAGAGCGCGCAGGAGTGGAAACAGCTCGATGAGCTGATCCAGCAACGCGACCCGTATTGCCGCGGCGTGGTCCTGCTGGGCCTCAATGCCCCGGCCGCCGCCCTGGCCGAAGGCTTTCGCCAGGCCAGCCAGAGCACCACCTGCCGCGGTTTCGCCGTGGGCCGCACGATCTTCCAGGAACCGAGCCGGGCTTGGCTGGCCGGGGAAATCGATGATGAAACGCTGATCCGGCAGGTGCAGGGCCGGTTTGTGGAATTGATCGAGGCGTGGCGCAGTGCCCGTGCGTGA
- the iolE gene encoding myo-inosose-2 dehydratase produces the protein MPAIRIGINPISWSNDDLPSLGGETPLSTALSEGKAIGYEGFELNGKFPKDAKGVGDVLRPYDLALVSGWYSSRLARRSAAEEIDAIASHVELLAQNGATVLVYGEVADSIQGQRIALIERPRFHTDEAWQAYADKLTELARFTLSQGVRLAYHHHMGAYVESPADIDKLMALTGSEVGLLFDSGHCYMGGGEPLQVLRKHIERICHVHFKDVRKPVVQLARNNLWSFPDCIINGTFTVPGDGDIDFAALLDVLLAADYQGWLVVEAEQDPAVAPSYAYAKKGYDTLRALLQERNPS, from the coding sequence ATGCCCGCTATTCGAATTGGCATCAACCCGATTTCCTGGAGCAACGATGACTTGCCGTCGTTGGGCGGCGAGACGCCGTTGAGCACGGCGCTGAGCGAGGGCAAGGCAATCGGCTACGAAGGTTTTGAACTCAACGGCAAATTCCCCAAGGACGCCAAGGGCGTCGGCGATGTGCTGCGTCCTTATGACCTGGCGCTGGTCTCCGGCTGGTATTCCAGCCGCCTGGCCCGGCGTTCGGCGGCCGAAGAGATCGATGCGATCGCCAGCCACGTCGAGCTGCTGGCACAGAACGGCGCGACGGTGCTGGTGTACGGGGAAGTCGCCGACTCCATCCAGGGCCAGCGGATTGCGCTGATCGAGCGCCCGCGTTTCCATACGGATGAAGCCTGGCAAGCCTACGCCGACAAACTCACCGAACTGGCGCGCTTCACCTTGTCCCAAGGCGTACGCCTGGCCTATCACCACCACATGGGCGCCTATGTCGAGTCGCCCGCAGACATCGACAAGCTGATGGCCCTGACCGGCAGCGAAGTCGGCCTGCTGTTCGACTCGGGCCACTGCTACATGGGCGGTGGCGAACCGCTGCAGGTCTTGCGCAAGCACATCGAGCGCATCTGCCATGTGCACTTCAAGGATGTGCGCAAACCGGTGGTGCAACTGGCGCGCAATAACCTGTGGAGCTTCCCCGACTGCATCATCAACGGCACCTTCACCGTGCCGGGGGACGGCGACATCGACTTCGCCGCGTTGCTCGACGTGCTGCTGGCCGCCGATTACCAAGGCTGGCTGGTGGTGGAAGCCGAGCAGGATCCTGCCGTAGCACCGAGTTATGCCTACGCCAAGAAGGGCTACGACACCCTGCGTGCCTTGCTGCAAGAAAGGAATCCGTCATGA
- the hcnA gene encoding cyanide-forming glycine dehydrogenase subunit HcnA — MQPQDLLRRKFDIQPLTQADMTVRLDGQAVSAAHGETVLTVIQSLGQRQVARNDHDQISGAYCGMGVCQCCLVKIDGRHKRRACQTLVRPGMQIETRVNRITETEAP; from the coding sequence ATGCAACCTCAAGACCTTCTACGCCGAAAATTTGATATCCAGCCGCTGACCCAGGCCGACATGACGGTGCGCCTGGACGGGCAGGCCGTCAGCGCCGCCCACGGTGAAACCGTCCTCACCGTCATCCAGTCCCTGGGTCAACGGCAGGTGGCCCGCAACGATCACGACCAGATCAGCGGTGCCTATTGCGGCATGGGTGTATGCCAATGCTGCCTGGTCAAGATCGATGGCCGCCACAAGCGCCGCGCCTGCCAGACCCTGGTACGCCCCGGCATGCAGATCGAAACCCGGGTCAACCGCATCACCGAAACGGAGGCGCCATGA
- the hcnC gene encoding cyanide-forming glycine dehydrogenase subunit HcnC, whose amino-acid sequence MIKHYDVVIAGGGVIGASCAYQLSKRKHLKVALIDAKRPGNATRASAGGLWAIGESVGLGCGVIFFRMMSANRKRQTQGAAVAVDASTPHILPQSFFDFALQSNAMYPQLHRELIDNHGMDFKFEQTGLKFVIYDDEDRLYAEHIVACIPHLADQVRWLDQAALREAEPNVSHEALGALEFLCDHQVSPFRLADAYTEGARQNGVDLFFNTSVTEVLRSGTRVTGVKTAEAGTFNCQTLINAAGAWAADLSEQATGVRIPVKPVKGQILLTERMPKILNGCLTTSDCYVAQKDNGEILIGSTTEDKGFDVTTTYPEIEGLVQGAVRCIPQLVDINLKRTWAGLRPGSPDELPILGPMRGVEGYLNACGHFRTGILTSAITGVLLDKLVNNEPLPLDLTPFLADRFEVAPSVVEPKDLELA is encoded by the coding sequence ATGATTAAGCACTATGACGTGGTCATCGCCGGTGGCGGTGTGATCGGCGCCTCCTGTGCCTATCAACTGTCCAAGCGCAAACACCTGAAAGTCGCCCTGATCGACGCCAAGCGCCCCGGCAACGCGACCCGCGCTTCGGCGGGCGGCCTGTGGGCCATTGGTGAGTCGGTGGGCCTGGGCTGCGGGGTGATTTTCTTTCGCATGATGTCGGCCAACCGCAAGCGCCAGACCCAAGGCGCCGCGGTGGCGGTGGACGCCAGCACGCCGCATATCCTGCCCCAGTCGTTCTTTGATTTCGCCTTGCAGTCCAACGCGATGTATCCGCAGTTGCACCGCGAGTTGATCGACAACCATGGCATGGATTTCAAGTTCGAGCAGACCGGGCTCAAGTTCGTGATCTACGACGACGAAGACCGTCTGTACGCCGAGCACATCGTCGCCTGCATTCCCCACCTGGCGGACCAGGTGCGCTGGCTTGACCAGGCTGCGCTGCGTGAGGCGGAGCCGAATGTCAGCCATGAAGCCTTGGGGGCGCTGGAGTTTCTCTGCGATCACCAGGTCAGTCCGTTCCGCCTGGCCGATGCCTACACTGAAGGCGCCCGGCAGAACGGTGTCGACCTGTTCTTCAACACCAGCGTGACCGAGGTGCTGCGCAGCGGCACGCGGGTGACAGGCGTGAAAACCGCCGAGGCGGGGACGTTCAACTGCCAGACCCTGATCAACGCGGCCGGTGCCTGGGCGGCGGACCTGAGTGAGCAGGCCACTGGCGTGCGGATTCCGGTCAAACCGGTCAAGGGGCAGATCCTGTTGACCGAGCGCATGCCGAAAATCCTCAACGGCTGCCTGACCACCAGCGACTGCTACGTGGCGCAGAAAGACAACGGTGAGATCCTCATTGGCAGCACCACCGAAGACAAAGGCTTCGACGTGACCACGACCTATCCGGAGATCGAAGGGTTGGTGCAAGGCGCAGTACGGTGTATCCCGCAATTGGTCGACATCAACCTGAAACGAACCTGGGCCGGCCTGCGCCCGGGGTCACCTGATGAATTGCCGATCCTGGGGCCGATGCGCGGGGTAGAGGGCTACCTCAACGCCTGCGGTCATTTCCGCACCGGCATCCTGACCTCGGCCATCACTGGGGTGCTGCTGGACAAGCTGGTGAACAACGAACCGCTGCCGCTGGACCTTACGCCGTTCCTGGCGGATCGCTTCGAAGTGGCACCGAGTGTCGTCGAGCCGAAGGACCTGGAGCTGGCCTGA
- the hcnB gene encoding cyanide-forming glycine dehydrogenase subunit HcnB, with translation MNLDPVIVGGGPAGMAAAIELASHGVRCTLLEEAPRLGGVVYRGPLRDGVRLDYLGPRYSEALEKLHGEFQQHAGLIDVRLSSRVMGAEGFRALVLLDADERLGEVAYSHLVLAAGCHERSVPFPGWTLPGVMMLGGLQLQIKSGVVKPPSPVVIAGTGPLLPLVACQLHASGVAVAGVYEACAFGRIAKESLALLNKPQLFLDGLSMLAYLKLNRIPVRYGWGVVQADGEGALSVVTVAPYSTSWEPDLKRAEQVPAQTLAVGYGFIPRTQLSQQMGLEHGFSDDGYLRAVSDAWQQSSEAHIHLAGDMGGIRGGEAAMLSGRIAALSILMQRNVLDPSTALARRERYQAQLERIIRFRAAVDRYTQRGAGQTALPAADTVICRCEHTTRADIDRALEQGVQDMASLKMRTRVSMGDCQGRMCVGYCSDRLREATGRADVGWLRPRFPIDPIPFSAFQNLGTEAVSHD, from the coding sequence ATGAACCTCGATCCGGTGATTGTCGGCGGTGGGCCGGCGGGGATGGCCGCAGCCATCGAACTGGCCTCCCACGGCGTGCGCTGCACCTTGCTCGAAGAAGCGCCGCGCCTGGGGGGCGTGGTGTATCGCGGACCGTTGCGCGATGGCGTGCGCCTGGATTACCTGGGCCCGCGCTACAGCGAAGCCCTGGAGAAACTCCACGGTGAATTCCAGCAACACGCCGGCCTGATCGACGTGCGATTGAGCAGTCGTGTCATGGGGGCCGAAGGCTTCCGGGCGCTGGTGCTGCTGGATGCCGACGAGCGCCTGGGCGAGGTCGCCTATTCCCATCTGGTGCTGGCGGCCGGTTGTCACGAACGCAGCGTGCCGTTTCCGGGCTGGACCCTGCCGGGCGTGATGATGCTCGGGGGCCTGCAATTGCAGATCAAGAGCGGTGTGGTCAAGCCGCCGAGCCCGGTGGTGATCGCTGGCACCGGTCCGTTGTTGCCACTGGTGGCTTGTCAACTGCACGCATCGGGCGTGGCGGTGGCGGGTGTGTATGAGGCCTGTGCGTTCGGCCGGATCGCCAAGGAAAGCCTGGCGTTGCTGAACAAGCCGCAACTGTTCCTCGACGGCCTGAGCATGTTGGCCTACCTCAAGCTCAATCGCATTCCCGTGCGCTATGGCTGGGGCGTGGTGCAGGCTGACGGCGAGGGAGCGTTGAGCGTCGTTACCGTCGCGCCTTACTCCACAAGCTGGGAACCCGACCTCAAACGCGCTGAACAGGTCCCGGCCCAGACGCTGGCGGTCGGCTACGGGTTTATCCCGCGGACTCAATTGAGCCAGCAAATGGGCCTGGAGCACGGTTTCAGCGACGACGGCTATTTGCGGGCCGTGTCCGATGCCTGGCAACAGAGCAGCGAAGCGCACATTCACCTGGCCGGCGACATGGGCGGGATTCGCGGCGGTGAAGCGGCCATGCTGAGTGGACGCATCGCGGCGCTGTCGATCCTGATGCAACGCAACGTGCTGGATCCGTCCACGGCCCTGGCGCGCCGCGAACGCTACCAGGCGCAACTGGAGCGGATCATTCGCTTCCGCGCCGCCGTGGACCGCTACACCCAGCGCGGCGCCGGGCAAACCGCGTTGCCGGCCGCCGATACGGTGATCTGTCGCTGCGAGCACACCACCCGCGCCGACATCGACCGGGCCTTGGAGCAGGGTGTGCAAGACATGGCCAGCCTGAAAATGCGCACCCGCGTGAGCATGGGCGATTGCCAGGGGCGGATGTGTGTCGGCTATTGCAGCGACCGCTTGCGCGAGGCTACTGGGCGTGCCGACGTGGGCTGGCTGCGACCGCGTTTCCCCATCGATCCGATTCCCTTCTCAGCGTTCCAGAACCTGGGCACGGAGGCCGTTTCCCATGATTAA
- a CDS encoding TIM barrel protein, with amino-acid sequence MNKPLRFALNRMVAPRLSLPEFIDLALALRTDAIEIRNDLKGVEIEDGMPPGRVRELCEERGIKVLSINALYPFDVWNEQRRAQAVRLADYARECGAEGLVMCPLNDRADPRSEAERAAGLRTALSELAPILRAFGIYGFIEPLGFEECALRRKRTAVEAIKSIGGLDVFRLVHDTFHHHLAGEQEFFPELTALVHISGVEDAQAPLATIRDGHRVLVGEADILGNAVQIEALRAGGYEGYLSFEPFAESVHDLADIRQALGASMNHLQSCQA; translated from the coding sequence ATGAACAAGCCCCTGCGTTTTGCCTTGAACCGAATGGTTGCGCCACGCCTGTCACTGCCCGAGTTCATCGACCTGGCGCTGGCGTTGAGAACCGATGCCATCGAGATCCGCAACGATCTGAAGGGCGTCGAGATCGAAGACGGCATGCCGCCCGGCCGGGTGCGCGAGTTATGTGAGGAAAGGGGCATCAAGGTGCTGTCGATCAATGCCCTTTACCCCTTCGATGTGTGGAACGAGCAGCGCCGTGCCCAAGCGGTGAGGCTGGCCGACTACGCCCGCGAATGCGGCGCCGAAGGGCTGGTGATGTGCCCGCTCAATGACCGCGCCGACCCACGCAGCGAGGCTGAGCGCGCGGCTGGGCTGCGTACGGCCCTCAGCGAACTGGCGCCGATCCTGCGCGCCTTTGGCATCTACGGGTTCATCGAGCCCCTGGGTTTCGAAGAGTGCGCGCTGCGCCGCAAGCGCACGGCGGTGGAAGCGATCAAGAGCATTGGCGGGCTGGATGTATTCCGCCTGGTGCATGACACCTTTCACCATCATTTGGCCGGTGAACAGGAATTCTTCCCCGAGCTGACCGCTCTGGTGCACATCTCCGGCGTCGAGGATGCCCAGGCGCCGCTGGCGACGATCCGTGACGGCCACCGGGTGCTGGTGGGCGAGGCCGACATCCTGGGCAATGCCGTGCAGATCGAGGCGCTGCGGGCCGGTGGCTACGAGGGCTACCTGTCCTTCGAGCCGTTCGCCGAGAGCGTCCATGACCTGGCCGACATCCGCCAGGCGTTGGGGGCGAGCATGAATCACCTGCAAAGCTGCCAGGCCTGA
- a CDS encoding MurR/RpiR family transcriptional regulator, whose protein sequence is MTRPDDLPAPSESASETALPSPPINAERLLQLITDEYESLPRQLKRIASYMSQQSDRIMVDRISDIARECEVHPSAIVRFSQRFGFSGFSEMQALFREAYTHKTTPVQNYQQRIRSMIANKSQKASGGDLARECVNATLSGIERLGLELDDQAFEKAVDLVVNADNIYVVGVRRSFAVADYLVYNLQHTNKRIHLVSGLGGSYREQMRSVRANDLVIAISFTPYGKETQHCLRIAQHHQAKTLIITDSNLSPLAKRANAVLLVNEGSSFAFRSLSATLCLCQALFIAVAYRLELKVDEIHEQVGFED, encoded by the coding sequence ATGACCCGCCCCGATGATCTGCCGGCGCCGTCCGAGAGCGCGTCCGAAACCGCCCTCCCGAGCCCACCGATCAATGCCGAGCGCCTGCTGCAACTGATCACCGATGAATACGAAAGCCTGCCGCGCCAGCTCAAACGCATCGCCAGCTACATGAGCCAGCAGAGCGACCGGATCATGGTCGACCGCATCAGCGACATCGCCCGGGAGTGCGAAGTGCACCCCTCGGCCATCGTCAGGTTTTCCCAGCGTTTCGGTTTCAGCGGGTTCAGCGAAATGCAGGCGTTGTTCCGCGAGGCCTACACCCACAAGACCACCCCGGTGCAGAACTACCAGCAGCGCATCCGCAGCATGATCGCCAACAAGTCACAGAAAGCCAGCGGCGGCGACCTGGCCCGTGAGTGCGTCAACGCGACCCTGTCGGGCATTGAGCGGCTGGGGTTGGAGCTGGATGACCAGGCGTTCGAAAAGGCCGTGGACCTGGTGGTCAACGCCGACAATATCTATGTGGTGGGTGTGCGCCGCTCGTTCGCGGTGGCCGATTACCTGGTCTACAACCTGCAACACACCAATAAACGCATTCACCTGGTGTCCGGCCTGGGGGGCAGTTACCGCGAGCAGATGCGCAGCGTGCGCGCCAACGACCTGGTCATCGCCATCAGCTTCACGCCCTATGGCAAGGAAACCCAGCACTGCCTGCGCATTGCCCAGCACCATCAGGCCAAGACCCTGATCATCACCGACAGCAACCTGTCGCCCCTGGCCAAACGGGCCAACGCGGTGTTGCTGGTCAACGAAGGCAGTTCGTTCGCCTTCCGTTCGTTGAGTGCCACGTTGTGCCTGTGCCAGGCATTGTTCATCGCCGTGGCTTACCGACTGGAACTCAAGGTCGATGAAATCCATGAACAGGTCGGGTTCGAGGATTAA
- a CDS encoding CoA-acylating methylmalonate-semialdehyde dehydrogenase, whose protein sequence is MSDAPVVGHYLNGHVQDHDSTRFSNVFNPATGAVQARVALAEPGTVDAAVASALAAFPAWSEQSSLRRSRVMFKFKELLDRHHDELAQIISREHGKVLSDAHGEVTRGIEIVEYACGAPNLLKTDFSDNIGGGIDNWNLRQPLGVCAGVTPFNFPVMVPLWMIPLALVAGNCFILKPSERDPSASLLMARLLTEAGLPDGVFNVVQGDKVAVDALLQHPDIEAISFVGSTPIAEYIHQQGTAHGKRVQALGGAKNHMIVMPDADLDQAADALIGAAYGSAGERCMAISIAVAVGDVGDELIAKLLPRIDQLKIGNGQQPGTDMGPLVTAEHKAKVEGFIDAGVAEGARLIVDGRSFKVPGAEQGFFVGATLFDQVTAEMSIYQQEIFGPVLGIVRVPDFATAVALINAHEFGNGVSCFTRDGGIARAFARSIKVGMVGINVPIPVPMAWHSFGGWKRSLFGDHHAYGEEGLRFYSRYKSVMQRWPDSIAKGPEFSMPTAQ, encoded by the coding sequence ATGAGTGACGCCCCGGTAGTAGGCCATTACCTCAACGGCCACGTGCAGGACCACGACAGCACGCGGTTCAGCAATGTCTTCAACCCGGCCACCGGTGCGGTGCAGGCCCGGGTGGCCCTGGCCGAGCCGGGCACCGTCGACGCGGCAGTGGCCTCGGCGCTGGCGGCGTTTCCGGCCTGGTCCGAGCAGTCGTCATTGCGTCGTTCGCGGGTGATGTTCAAGTTCAAGGAGCTGCTGGACCGGCACCACGACGAGCTGGCGCAAATCATCAGTCGCGAACACGGCAAGGTGCTGTCTGACGCCCACGGCGAAGTCACCCGCGGCATCGAGATCGTCGAGTATGCCTGCGGTGCGCCAAACCTGCTCAAGACCGATTTCAGCGACAACATCGGCGGCGGCATCGACAACTGGAACCTGCGTCAACCCTTGGGCGTTTGCGCCGGGGTCACGCCGTTCAACTTCCCAGTGATGGTGCCGTTGTGGATGATTCCCCTGGCGCTGGTCGCCGGCAACTGCTTCATCCTCAAGCCTTCGGAGCGCGATCCGTCCGCCAGCCTGCTGATGGCCCGGTTACTGACCGAAGCCGGCTTGCCGGACGGTGTGTTCAACGTGGTCCAGGGCGACAAGGTGGCGGTGGATGCGCTGTTGCAGCACCCGGACATCGAGGCGATTTCCTTTGTCGGCTCCACGCCGATTGCCGAGTACATCCATCAGCAGGGCACGGCGCACGGCAAACGTGTGCAGGCCCTGGGCGGGGCCAAGAACCACATGATCGTCATGCCCGACGCCGACCTTGATCAGGCGGCGGATGCGTTGATCGGTGCCGCTTATGGCTCGGCCGGTGAGCGCTGCATGGCGATTTCCATTGCCGTGGCAGTGGGTGACGTGGGCGATGAATTGATTGCCAAGCTGTTGCCCCGCATCGACCAACTGAAGATCGGTAACGGTCAGCAGCCTGGCACCGACATGGGGCCGCTGGTCACCGCCGAGCACAAGGCCAAGGTCGAAGGCTTCATCGACGCCGGCGTGGCCGAGGGCGCTCGGCTGATCGTCGATGGCCGTAGTTTCAAGGTGCCCGGAGCCGAGCAGGGATTCTTTGTCGGCGCGACGCTGTTCGACCAGGTCACCGCCGAGATGAGCATCTACCAGCAAGAAATTTTCGGCCCGGTGCTGGGGATCGTTCGCGTACCGGATTTCGCCACGGCGGTGGCGCTGATCAACGCCCATGAGTTCGGCAACGGCGTGTCCTGTTTCACCCGTGACGGCGGCATCGCCCGGGCGTTCGCCCGCAGCATCAAGGTCGGCATGGTAGGCATCAACGTGCCGATTCCGGTGCCCATGGCCTGGCATTCCTTTGGCGGCTGGAAGCGTTCGTTGTTCGGCGATCACCATGCCTACGGTGAAGAAGGCCTGCGTTTTTACAGCCGCTACAAAAGCGTGATGCAACGCTGGCCCGACAGCATTGCCAAGGGGCCTGAATTCAGCATGCCGACTGCTCAATAA
- the iolB gene encoding 5-deoxy-glucuronate isomerase has translation MSLLIKSHSSGRTMVQLPAGELEYVGFAAYRLSLGETLPVAADDKELCLVLLSGRISLKGEAPGQGAFDWDNLGDRQSVFEDKSPYAAYLPPGSQAQVTALSDVQIAVCAAPGSAQNSYGPRLIRPDSMKRSVRGKGANTRYVCDILPDSEPAHSLLVVEVRTPSGHSSSYPPHKHDTDDLPHQSFLEETYYHQVNPSQGFVFQRVYTDDRSIDQAMAVENSDLVVVPKGYHPVSVPYGYESYYLNVMAGPKRVWQFHNDPQHSWLLDL, from the coding sequence ATGAGCCTGTTGATCAAGAGCCATTCCAGCGGTCGAACCATGGTCCAGTTGCCGGCAGGTGAGCTGGAATATGTCGGGTTCGCCGCCTACCGCCTGAGCCTGGGCGAAACCCTGCCGGTGGCCGCCGATGACAAGGAATTGTGCCTGGTGCTGCTCAGCGGGCGCATCAGCCTCAAGGGCGAAGCGCCGGGGCAAGGGGCCTTCGATTGGGACAACCTCGGTGATCGCCAGTCGGTGTTCGAGGACAAATCACCCTATGCCGCCTACCTGCCGCCCGGCAGCCAGGCCCAGGTTACTGCGCTGAGCGATGTACAGATTGCCGTGTGTGCCGCACCGGGGTCTGCGCAGAACAGTTATGGCCCACGGTTGATCCGTCCGGACAGCATGAAGCGCAGTGTGCGCGGCAAGGGCGCCAATACCCGTTATGTCTGCGACATCCTGCCGGACAGCGAACCGGCCCATTCGCTGTTGGTGGTGGAAGTGCGCACACCGTCGGGGCACTCCTCGAGCTACCCACCGCACAAGCACGACACCGACGACCTGCCGCACCAGAGCTTCCTGGAGGAAACCTATTACCACCAGGTCAACCCGTCCCAAGGCTTCGTGTTCCAGCGGGTCTACACCGATGACCGCAGCATCGACCAGGCCATGGCCGTGGAGAACAGCGACCTGGTGGTGGTGCCCAAGGGTTACCACCCGGTCAGCGTGCCCTACGGGTACGAGTCGTATTACCTGAATGTCATGGCCGGCCCGAAGCGGGTCTGGCAGTTCCATAACGATCCGCAGCACAGCTGGCTGCTGGACCTCTGA